The following nucleotide sequence is from Vitis vinifera cultivar Pinot Noir 40024 chromosome 14, ASM3070453v1.
CCAAGTGGTTTTCAAGGATTTCCCATTGCTTTCATTTGTATTGTTAAGGAACAACTAAAGTTATCAATAGTGGGTAAAGAAGGTGATGAAAATACCTGGAAGAGGCTCTACGATGCTTTTGTTATGATGTAAAGTATCTCCAACACGTGCCTCTTTGGTTGAACGCATGCCACTCACAACATATCCCACTTGACCAGTTAAAAGAACTCCAGTAGATTTGAGTTCAGGGTGCATGATCCCAACATCGAAAACCTCATAAGTATGTCCAGTTGCTGAAGATGAAATCTTATCCCCCTTGCGCAATGCACCATCAACAACTGCCACATGGCAGATAACTCCTTTGTATTCATCATAATATGAATCCAACAAGAGCATACGCAAAGGTGAACAACTCTTCCCGGGAGGTGGAGGTATCCGCTCTATGACTGCTGGGAGGACCTGCTCAAGACCTTGACCTGTCTTGGCAGATGTTAAAAGAGCATCACTTGGGTTGAGATCAAACATGGATTTTAACTGTGCTTTAACATGATCTGGATCAGCTGTTGGCTGGtcaattttatttatgacaGGGATTATTGTCAGATTGGATTCAAAAGCTAGATAAAAGTTAGCAACAGTTTGTGCCTGAACACCTTGGGCAGCATCAACAACTAAAAGGACACCCTGGCAAGCTGCAAGGGATCTTGATACTTCATAGCTGAAATCCACATGACCAGGTGTATCAATAAGATTGAGTAAAAAACTAGGGGATTCTTGTGCAATGGTAACATCAGGTCCATCAAAGTTGTGCCTGTGGAACATAGTTGCTGTCTGAGCCTTAACGGTtattcctctttctctctctacctaAGACAACACAGATTTCATTGAATAAGAAAGGGATAAAGAGAGCATAAAAGAttgaaaggaaattaaaaattctttttattttttatttttgaagtgaCAAAAACTAGCAGTGAAAGTTCTCTTTAGAAATTCCAATAATCCAAATTACAAGCAAAGGATGTTGAATCCATACTCTGATAATTGTAAGGCTCCCATTTATACAATTGATTATGAAAAAGTGGAAATATCCCCCCCATTCTTTTTAAAGTTTCCATGTCGATTGCTTATATGAACTTAGACAAGCAATTAACTTGGTAGACTCTCCACCAACCCTGtaaaacctcaataaaattttcatctatAAGCATGTTGCAATATCTCCAAAGAAACAAGGAGTTCAGTCTCCTCGAAGCAAAAGACCATAGCCAAAAAAAGGTACCATAGCACATTTTGCCCTTTGTATGAAACTAAAATTCTCAATAGGATCAGAAGCTCACAATATGGTCAACTTCACAACTTCATTAAGCTGATGGAATCTTAAACAACACAGTACTACATATGAGATGCAGAGTTTCAATTAAGGGATGGAAACCTTTAAGACCTGACATGGACCCTTAAGCTGGTCCATAATTCCTTCAAAAATTCTCCACCCCAGTACAATAACCTCGAGAAAGTAAACTTTAACTTGGTCTCCCAAACAACTAGGACAATACAATCCATTTTCCAATAGTGTAAACTTAGCTATAATCTTTAAgatttttcttgttaaaagaTCCTACCATCCTTCTGGGTTTTTTCCCCCTTTAGCTGGCAACGGTTTGAGTTTATAGTACACAATCTAAAAACTGAACGGGAGTCTGCAAGACCCATATTTCAAAACAACCCAATCATATACAACCAACTCAATTTCCCACTCCCCGTTACATGAAACAAGCTTATCAAGATTATTGCTCAAGGTAATACAACAACATGTTCAGTTTTCGTGAGTACAAACAGTCAAAAATCAAAATGCAACGGAACTTTATACCTGCAATTTATCAAGATACTGGGGCTGACCATGCCCTCTCTTGATAGTCCCAGTGAGCTCCAAAAGCCGATCAGCCAGCGTCGACTTCCCATGATCGACATGCGCGATAATCGAAAAGTTGCGAATCCTTTCAGGCGGGTATTGGCTTAAATCTACACTGCTGTCTCTGCTGTTCTGGAGAGAACGAGAGCAGAAGGTATGGCTCCAACCGAAATGGTGCCAACCCAGTAGACCTTTTACTGGGTTGCATCCAGTAACAGGAGAGAATGGGCTGAATGCAGAAGAGCGATGCCGACATAAGAGAGATAAATATTTGGGTGATTTAAGGGTCTTTGAAGCTCCATTCAAATAACCCATTTGGGGTTTTAGGAGCTACACATAACCAGGTGGAGATTTAGGGTTTAAGAGGCATGGCATGTCTGAAGATCTAAGAAGAGAAGggaggaggagagagagagaatgtggGGCGCGTTTGCCTTCGTCCATTGAACACTCCTCGAGTAAAAGCTTGGGCCGGAGAAGAAGGTCCAATCTTGCCTTTGGGCTGTGGTCTTGGACTTGGGCTTGATGATTAggcatttcttaaaatttggGCTATGGACTTCTTCGGGTTTCATAAatccaaattttgaaaatcacaTGATCATTTTGGGGGGCTCCTTCGTCGTTTTATGATTTGTAACGTTGAGACAATTtaacttttaataatattttatgattttgaaatcgtgatttatttattaatagaTTCCATTATAAGCTATTTATTTGACAATAGgctatttatttgataatgcatgaaaatcaacTTCGTCACGAGCTTTGCATGAAATTAGAAATCCCATTATAaccttgaaatatttttaggattggtTAGCATTCTGGCATGGGATGAGAATTCCTCACCCAACCTCAAATTGGGTTCGATATTAGTTAAACATTAACAAATTAACCCTTCCCCCACCTCACCAAGTCAAAGACCTAGCATTTGAATGCTAGACATAGTATTTAAATATgttctaataaaattattaaatatttgaaatatttttagagtTGGTCATGATCTTGGCGTGGGATGAGGATTCCTCGCCCGACCTCAAATTGGGTTTGATAtaagttaaatataaataaatgaacctTTGCGGTTTTACCAACCTTACACGAGTTGAAGTATTCTTATGTGaatattaaatataacatttaaagatgttttaacaaaattattaaatataactTTGTATTTGTGAATGtgattcattatattttgaagATCAAGATGAAGacatttatgtttatttaatgttAAATCTACGTCATattatggatttttaaaaacattgaaatttgTATGATAACGTGAAGTCATCACTTGAAAGcgatttataaattttattataaaattatttgtgaTTACATAAAACTAATATAactttttaaatacaaaaaaagtttaaaatgactaccaaacaaaaccaaagcctaaaattgattttgagtaaattaaattaaattaaattatttttaaactactcttatactaataaaaaaaaagtctttaaaaTATAACCTCTAAAATATAGAATCCCAAAAAACAATCAATTCTAAATATGgcataaaaaaagggaaaaagaaaaagaaaaagaaaaagtataaaaGGCTGCAAATTTTGGACGCCGGCccacaagaaaacaaaaggacAGCTGGGCCGGAGAGGTGATTGGCCCAATTGGGGGTGACAGCGTATGGTTGACGCAAACTTGTGACTTCAAACGTTATATTCCTACACGCCTAACCTCACTATTTCTTCCCCTacaccatctctctctctcacttccTGGAGAAGAACAAACCCTAGTTCTTCTTCCTGCGAGCATCACAAGACTCTTGCCGCTCCTTTTTCACAGGCAATGATctctttttacttttcttttttctttcttaattcgATTTAGGATTTTCTGGCGCCCGCCCTGATCAGTGCGTTTTGTTCTGCCTCCCGAGAGAACCGTGGAACAAAGGGAGTCTTGAATCGTATtgtatttatcttattttatttctggttgttgtttttatttaggTTTTCTAAAGGTGGGAAACCGCCTCGTCGAAGCCAAAGCACGGTTGGGCGAGGGGTTCGTTCCCTTTTGACCGTGGATAATGAAAAACTTTTGATTCCGAAATGTTTTGCTTTCCTACGTTTTGTCTCGCTCCAAACGGGGCGCTAACAGAATTATTTGATGCAGTCTagggtttcttcttcttcttattttttttgggtgtgtgtttttgttttcttttgttgggGGGATTGTTGTTTGTTTCTTCgtattttttttgtgaatttttggCGTTTGATTGGATTTGAGCTTAGGTCACAAATTAGGTTGTTTTGGAGCGGGAGGGTGTTGGGTTAAAGTTGGCATGAGACGCTGCctaatgaatgaaatttagttTCTTGTTTGTggatttttatatgttattagcTGGAGAAGGACCAATCGAATCTGATTGATTTTGGCTGGAAATTTTTTAGGCGGTGAGGATGTCGACCCCATCAAGGAAGAGGCTGATGAGGGATTTCAAGAGGCTTCAGCAAGATCCTCCTGCTGGTATCAGTGGGGCACCCCATGACAACAATATAATGCTGTGGAATGCAGTTATATTTGGGTACGTTGGGAATGATATGCTCCATCATTTTAAATCTAATCTCTGTGTTTCATTAGAGTTTTATATCTGTATTTATGCATAGAGAGACTTATTTAAGTTTAACTTATTCAATTCTTGGTTTTCACTGCAGTCCCGATGACACCCCTTGGGATGGAGGTCAGTCAATTCTTgaattttaacatttattttgatGGGATACCAATCAGATGGATGAATGGGTGAAAATAATATCTGTTATTCACACTTAATCCATACATATGGTGCTGTGTGATATCATTAAATTGTCAGCTTGTTATCATTGATTAAaccttctatttattttttaaaatgctaCTATTATGGATTTATATTGGATAGACCTTGTTCTAAATATGTATTGCATAGACTTCCATCAGAATGAATATGTATACTTGGTTGTGCGGCATTAAACTCAAGGGTGTCCTGGGTTTCAATCCTTGCATTCCATCCCACCCTATTTCTGCACTTCTTAAATCGGGTATGTCTTCCCTTGGTAACAAGATCGTAAGACTGTTGCATGATATCAGAAATGTCTTAGACTGGCTGTCAATGTTATTCTTTTGTGTCATTCTCTATCTGTAAGTTATTCATAGCCATTGTTTCCTTTAGGTGGAATCAACAGGTTGCAAATATAAGTTGGCTGGTTTAGAACTTCAGTGTGTTGTTACTACTCATTAAGCCAATGAAAGAAATAGGTGAAACCGATTTGATTAATTTTGTGCATCAACAGATGATTATATATGTGAATATACATCAAAGTTAGGAACTTCTTATTTTGGATAATGTTAATATGTCTGGGATATTCTGCCCATAAATAATAGCATGCATTGCATTTTTGATTAATTTCCAATGCAAAAGTGTTTTATAATGGTTTATAGTTCAGTACATGGAATTTTTGGTTAGTTCAGCATGTAGCTTTTCGTTTTcccttacctatcaaaaaagggaaaaaaaagcttttaattttccccctttttttatgagtagtttttttatttttatttatttatttattattattagatatACGACATACTGCCAGTTTGTATCAgctgtttatatatatatttttttatatataaaaaaatgttctttcCAGGTACGTTTAAGCTGACACTTCAGTTCACAGAGGAGTATCCAAATAAGCCCCCAACTGTTAGATTTGTTTCTCGAATGTTCCATCCAAATAGTAAGTTGAGAGAAAGGCAAATTTTTGTGAAAGCTAATTTGATTGACATTTCATGATATGTTTATTAACTTTATTTATAACCATGTGTATCATATACCACATGCTCTGTTCAATTTTTCTGTGCATTGGGTGCTGCATGTTTgtatatttgattattatatttattttttaaatatatttttccaaTTTATCTATAATTTGGGCTCACATTTTGTGTGTAGTGGATGTCAGATAAGGTTGACTGGAAAAGAAaggtgtttttaaaataagccGACTTAGTTTTGCGCTTGATTTCTGCACCTATAAGCTCGAGTCAAATATGTGAAGCTCATCCCAGGCATATTTACTTGATGATCTTTTTAACCGCCTGGATTTTCATTCTTTATCAAGGATTGGGATTTCCTATACTAGCTAAAAAAAACTCTATTCTTGGATTATTAAACAGCTTTGTTTATATTTACTaataggaatttctattttcatGGGTTTGCATTAATTTTATGGTTGTAGACAATTGCGAGGATTGGCAAAAAGATGACAATCCATTATGGCATTTGGTATCTAGCCTGGAGTTCTTCTTGGCCTTTTAATCATGTTTTGGTGGCCACTTTTAATATTCAAATCTTTgatatctatatttttctcATTGAATCAAATACAATTAATCTTTTGGATCCATGTACTTTTTCAACAGATACTTGGGTTCTGAGCTTCTTTTTTACATGGGTTGCAAAATGGATGCTAAAGATTATTAGATAATTGGCAATCATCTGGCCTCCAGGCATctaaataatgatgataatctTGTTCTGTTGACTGGGCCTAATTCAGCGatctcttctttttctccccTCCTTTATGCTaccccttttattttttaatatattctgtTCTCTGGTGAGAAATGTAATTAATGGTGTGCAGCTCATAATAGTTCCTGATATTTTTGCTTTTGAATCAGTATATGCCGATGGAAGCATCTGTTTGGATATTCTACAGAACCAGTGGAGTCCCATATATGATGTTGCTGCTATTCTTACTTCTATCCAGGTATTATGGGGTTTGTTTGATTGTCGattgctttttatttaattagtaaaatatCCAATTTCTGTTTTTGGATGAATATTTACCATGTTACTATGATATATGGTCAAACAGACCTTAATTCATCTTGTTACCTTGATGCGTAGTTGATTTGGTATAATTGTTCCTTGGGGTTCATTAAGTGCCTTATTGTCTATAGTGAGTTCAAAAGCTTTGGCCTACTAGGCTGTAATTAATAATTCGCCTCTTAGTAGCTCATCTGATGGTAACTTGAATTGATGTCTGTTCGAATAATAGCTTGTAGTTTCCGTAATTTTGAATTCCACTTGCTTTGCTATTGGCAAGATGTACCACATTTCTTTGGTTCTTTCTCCAAATATACCTTGGATTGGGTGATGCCTGGATATATCTTCTTTAAACGCAATTTTGTTCTTTgtcttccaaattgtccaaaaaatacataaggggCCTGCTTTCCaaacttcctttttcttttttcctacaAAGGACCCGTCCCAACCCAAAAGCGTTGCCTTAACTGTGGTTGGCAACACCTACTGTAccccaaaaagagagaaagaacgCCCATAAAGTCCTTGTCTTGACACAATGGAGGAGGATGTGATCTATCGATTCTTCATGCATTTGGAAAAGGTAGCATCTATTCGCTAAAacccatcctcttttctgaagtTGGTCTAAAGTAAGAGCTTTTCCCCACGTTGCTTCCCACctaaaaaaaactcactttgggCTGCACACAGGTTTTCCAAATAACATTCGATGGAAAAGAGACTGGAGGGCCTGAAACTAAGGCTTTGTAGAGAGACTTAACGGAAATCTTCTCTGCATTATCACTTGAGAGGATAGACAGATATGAATTCTAGATGTTAAATCCCCCTGTTGTCTGGGTGCATAATTGCTTGATTTATGGGTGAGAATTAAAATGGTGCCTAATGAAACTCCCTAGTTATATGAATCTAAAATTGCTTATCCCATCCAATAGTTCTCCTACTTACCAACTTGTTTTGGCCCAGGTTCATGAACAACCTTTCCTGCCATCAACTAGCCTCATAGAATATGATACTAATTCCTAAAAGTGGATGTTAGGATGATAACCAACAAGAAAGTACTAGCTAACCATGATGTTATGGATCAAGGTCAAATATAAGCTTTCTGTTTCTGGCTTCTTGTTGTTCCAAAACTTCAGTAGAGAGTGAATGAGAATCGGTTTTATCTAATTAGGGATGCAAGTAAGGGAGTGAAAAGTTGGAATGTCTAATATGCCTGGGCTTAATTATCAGTGTCATGcctaaattcttttaatataagaACCAAAAACAAGGTCAAAGTAGAGTTTCTTGCTCTTGAGGATTGGTTCAAGTGATAAGGGAGTGGGGTGGGCTTGTGGGAGGTTACATGTTTGGGTCCCAGGGTCCTCCCCACCCCCAccaataaaaaaggtaaaatgggTGTTTAcatatcaaaaaggaaaaaaaaaaaaaagaaagtgaaattgGGGTATATTCTCATATCTATGTATATTTTGTTCTTAAATAGGGTTGTGCACATTGTCAACTTAACTTCAAACCAAATAAACGCAACTTCAAGAGTGGATATGTTCATGCATTAGCTTAAAAAACCTTAACATCATCTTAtcaaaaggagagaaaaaataatctTATTGTAAATATTGCTTATAAGCATATGTTGGTTAGTGTGACTTCAAGGGTAAGATACTGAATGATTGCACCTTTGAGCTTGCCGTGGAACTGCTTTTTGTTGGAGTTGGCATATCTCCATAATAAAGCCCTTCTTACCAACTCTTTGCCATGAGACCTTCAACAGATGCGCTGCACAATTTTGCATGTTAATTAGCTGACCACCCTCCATCTCAACTCAAGGGTTTTAGAGTGCCTACGACTCAATGGCATCTTTTGGGACCTGTGAAGAACTGAAACTGGAATATTCCATGTTTGGTTTTTAACTGCATTTCTTAGACTTAAGATTATATGGCTTACATGATCTCTCTGGCTTTGGTATGCCCATACATAAGGGATAGGCGACATGGATGTGTTTTAATGGAAACGAATTTCAAAGTTCAGGTTCTTCAAGAGGGAGTAGATTTGTAGTTGGCAGATGAGGCTTAATGGGATGTTGGGCCGATCTCTATTCTGAGAGGGAAAGGGACAACTGTGCATCCGCTTTTATTGATAACTATGTAATGGTGGGCAGTTCATCAGATATATGATCAAAGAATTCAACGAACCTATTTATTAAACTAACAATAGAACCAAACTATTTCTATGATTAAGTCAAACAAATTTGTGCATTTATGTGGTGGTCATTGATTCACATATAAGTCTCTCATGTCACATATAAGTCTCTCATGACTTGATCATACTGATGTTTGAACAGAATCAAACATATATGTTTTGGTTCCAGCAGTCCTTTTGATATTACTAGCTTGATGTGGTCTTCTGAATCCTTGTTTTGTTATTTCAGTCACTGCTTTGTGATCCCAACCCAAACTCGCCCGCTAATTCAGAAGCTGCACGGATGTTTAGTGAGAACAAGCGCGAGTACAACAGAAGAGTCCGTGAAATTGTTGAGCAGAGCTGGACAGCGGACTAATTCTCTCTCTGGTTGCTTCAGGGCCTGCTGCGCTGAATGGATCAGTCTAATTCTTCCTCCTGCTAGGGTGGTATGAATCTCACTGAAACTTTGAAGGCTAGTTTGAGGATTGTGGCCACTTTAATAACAAATGTATTGAGAAAATTGTTACTCAGACATCATATTGTATGTTTGCTTGTAGGGACATCAAGCTTCGCTATCTTGATTTTTCAGTACCAGCTATTATGTTCTGCACTTGTTTGAGTTCGTGTACATAATGATTTCTTGTATCAAATTGCCCTGCAGTCTTATAAAATTCCCTGTTATCTTATAAAAGACCTTTCCTTAAATCATATCTATAATTCATTTTTGTTGGTTATCAGGAATAAGAAACTAGGTTTATGACTTGTAAGCCTgtgaataaaattttttgagGTAATCATTAACAggattatattattatttgtcaTGATTTATCCATAATTAATGGAGGAAAACATAATTGCTGGAAGAGGCATGAATTCCCAACATTTTTGTGGGGTTTTGCTTTGTTTCCAACCGTGGAACTCTTGTTTCCAACTTCCAGCTACTTTTGCTGGTCCATAACATTATCAAGCATCGTTATTTTACAGGGTTAGATGGAAACATAGGCCTTTGGAAATAGGATATAGCTTGACATGTACATTCAAACTTTTAGgtctatttctttatattttggttTCAAGGATTACAGGCATGTGAATGGTACGTCCATAGAGGACCAACCCTAGGTCAGGAGCTAGCAAGAGGTGCATAATGCTGTGGGGGAGAGGGGGTTGAGCAGCACGGTTGGTTGAGAGGAAGCTGTGCCAAAATAACCTGAAAAGAAGtaggttttgttagccatgttGGCTTTACTGATCTTGGTAACTAGCTCTTTTTTGCATCTTGGCTGTTGACATTATTTAGAGTTCCACAGAGGTCATCCTCAATGCATTTATTACATACCATTGCTGCATATGTTGAAATGGCCCAGAGGCTTGAGCGCCACTTGTTTTAAATCATGCCTATTTACAGCCTATTTACTGCAGTTTGTTTACCCAATCTCAACTCAAGCATCACTTCTAGATTATTCTACCAATACATCTTCCTCCAAGTCAATGGTGAATGATAATTCATCATGTCCATACACTTGGGTAAATCTCACTTTTGTCGACCAAAAGTTTGTGCAATCTGCGTGACGTCCTCTCCCCCCCATTCATTGAGTTATTATTTCATACATACAATCACTGTATGGTAATTACTCATCTCTGTAGTACAGCCAAGCTCTTCGATATAGTCAACGTAGTATAATCAGACTAGCACACCTCTCTCTTCTGTCTCTGTAACCATGTCAACAGGGGTTTCAAGCAGGGAAAAAACACAAGCATGTTCACGTGGGCACCACCCCATGATGCCCCCAAAACTCAGAAAGGGTGAAAACAACATTATCTTTGATGATTCAGGGCTTCGCTGGACTGTTGATGTTGATGGCTTGCTGGATGCATTCAGGATTTATAATAGAATTCATACTGTTTTTGGTAGGTGGATTTGCAGCCTTGCTTACAAATCCTCAACCCTCTGTCTTCTTCTATGGGAGTCTTCAAAACTCAGCaaacaacaaaatgttgttcATTTTTGGAACTATATATACCCAATTTCAAAGAACATTTTAATAGCTAAAAGCAACAGCAACATTCGACTTTAAATGGGTTTTGGAAACACAAAAACAAGAGGCACATGGGTCTTTTTGGGATCACCTTAAATTCGATCTAGCAAgaaatttcctttcttttggtTGTTAGGTTAGCTCACAAAAAGCATCTAAAAAGCAAGCGAAAGACACCTTAGATTTGCCATCAAATTCCTAGAGACCAAAAACCATGTTTGGCATTATAAAAGTGACCACTTTTGCCTCCATTTCTTCAAGGATAAACCCAAACAAAAAGGCCCTAATACCTCGTCAAAGTGTCGGTGGTTTCACCAACTCATAAATTCATAACACAACAAATGCTTCCATTCCTTTGTAGGGTCCATCTCCCCACCCCCATCTCCATCACATGAGCAATGATATGTTACACCCCATTtcccttctttctttcttaaggGAAATTGCCCTTTCAATCCCAATTACATTGCAACTTATGCTTAAACAACTGAAATGTGAAATGATGCCATCCCTCAAAAGGGCTGCAAGTAAATGGGCTCTTTTGAagaaggtaagggaaattattAGGGCATGAAGAGAAAGGTTGGGAACTCTACATTGACATAGACTATTAAACTAGAATTTGAATCATAGTGGTCCTCTTCCTACTACTATTTCTTgttattgatgatgatgattgcCCATTTCAACTAACCAAAACCCTTGAAGACATGAGCTTTAATTTATATCACCCAACATCTTCACACCCATCAttaatcttttcaatttttcattatgaAATGTGTCATTGGAgtacaatttttataattctacCTAATATAattatctttgattttaaattaaagaatgtTGCTTTGTATATTAGTCTTCAtgggaattgaattttgaaaaattgtttttgagaattgaatttttaaataaaattttattggtaaaaaaataatataaaagtgttattaaaaactaatttttaataattatttcttaaaaatattaccAAATAAATCATACATCACTTAAAAATAAACCATATCAAAACATTAaagtctattattattattattattagcatttaatatattaaaaaacattttatttataaagtaggtttttattttattttttattgtatttcaGTTTAtgtttttgaataaataggaATTTGAAAAGGGGAGGTTGTTCCACGTGTCatctaaatttagaaatttccCTTCTATTCCGAACACCTGTGGGTAATATGCGAACTTTACCAAAAGAGACTGTAGAGAGTGCAGTTGAAGAAGTAGCAGAGCAGGAGAGAGATATTAGATAGAGAGGAATGGAGGGGTCCATTAGAGCTGATGCAGCTTTACTCAGGGTTAGGTTCCTTTTCCTTCAATTTCAATCTTCActttcttctccattttcttcttcactcTCCCCTCATCTcacccccctctctctctctctttctctgttCCTCTGCAGTTCGGTCTACAGTAAATGCCAGATTCCCGCACTCTCAGCAGCCGTCCATTTCTCAGGCGAGTTCCAGATCTGCGCCGCATTGCGCCACACACCTCTCTCTCCTCACTTCTCTCCTCACTTCTCTCCTCAGATCTACCCCGGTTTCGCATTTTCCTCTACtcgtgttttttatttttggagttGTGTACTTGGAgttcttgttttggttttgttcaGATTGtcgtttttttcttttggctaGTGCAGATGTGTTCAATTAGACTGTGTTCGGCGTTAATGTACTACAACTAGGGTTTCTGATTGAGCTCGCTTCGTCGTTTTTTCCTGACAATGCTTAATTTCTATGTGTTTTTTGGATGGTGATGTAGCGAGAGAAGTCAAATGGGTTTCAGTTTTGTTACTGTATTTGTAATAAAGGTGGCGTTTTTTTGGTCGGAAATGTTAATGTTAGGTGTTGTTTGTAAGTGGGTTCTGGCTTTGGTGATGTGGGTTAGTGAGCAAAAATGATGAGATTAAGCTTTGGGCCTAATGATTTGATTTGCCTCgtcagacttttttttttttttttaaaattatttattttatgtttttattcatttatttttgtcatttctGAGCTTGTAGTTTTCAATCATGTGGAATTGTGCAGCGCTTGAAACACTGGTTTCACTGTTTCGGATATTGGCCTTTCTGCAATGGGGAAATCTCCTGGAAAATGGATCAAGACCCTACTTTTTGGGAAGAAATCGTCCaaatctaatttttcaaaagtaagaaacttgttttctttcaatttaaGATGATTTTACCCTCTATTATCATTTAATTGTCGTTGTTGTTTGTGGGCTCGTTTATTCTTTACATGATCCAGCAATGCTGTTGTTGTCGTTGTCACTGTTTGTCACCAATCATTGATCTGATCTACTGTGGTTGTAATTTGCATATATGATGGTTTCCATACTCTGGATTTGTTTCTCTGATTGTCCCTGGTCTGCCCTTCCAAATTATGAACGGATCTGAGTGATTTGTGTTGCTCTTTGCACTATTTTAGCTCTGTCTATCTTTTATCAGATGTAGTTATCTGGCTATGCTCTACTCCCTTATCTGTGTCATTGATTTGATATCCTATTAGTGTACTCCAAGCCTGTCAGTCTTTTTCTAACTTTTTATCCTTCTTTCGGATgggttattaatttattcttgcTCTACTTGGTGGAGTTAATCCTCAATATTTCATGAACTGCATTTGAAACACCCATTGGCATTGATTT
It contains:
- the LOC100250775 gene encoding translation factor GUF1 homolog, mitochondrial — encoded protein: MGYLNGASKTLKSPKYLSLLCRHRSSAFSPFSPVTGCNPVKGLLGWHHFGWSHTFCSRSLQNSRDSSVDLSQYPPERIRNFSIIAHVDHGKSTLADRLLELTGTIKRGHGQPQYLDKLQVERERGITVKAQTATMFHRHNFDGPDVTIAQESPSFLLNLIDTPGHVDFSYEVSRSLAACQGVLLVVDAAQGVQAQTVANFYLAFESNLTIIPVINKIDQPTADPDHVKAQLKSMFDLNPSDALLTSAKTGQGLEQVLPAVIERIPPPPGKSCSPLRMLLLDSYYDEYKGVICHVAVVDGALRKGDKISSSATGHTYEVFDVGIMHPELKSTGVLLTGQVGYVVSGMRSTKEARVGDTLHHNKSIVEPLPGFKPAKHMVFSGLYPADGSDFEALNHAIERLTCNDASVSVTKESSTALGLGFRCGFLGLLHMDVFHQRLEQEYGAHIISTVPTVPYIFEYSDGSKIQVQNPAALASNPGKRVTACWEPTVIATIIIPSEYVGPVITLCSERRGEQLEYSFIDSQRAFMKYRLPLREIVVDFYNELKSITSGYASFDYEDAEYQASDLVKLDILLNGQPVDAMATIVHNLKAQRVGRELVEKLKKFIDRQMFEIVIQAAIGSKIIARETISAMRKNVLAKCYGGDVTRKRKLLEKQKEGKKRMKRVGSVDIPQEAFHELLKVS
- the LOC100261243 gene encoding ubiquitin-conjugating enzyme E2 2, which translates into the protein MSTPSRKRLMRDFKRLQQDPPAGISGAPHDNNIMLWNAVIFGPDDTPWDGGTFKLTLQFTEEYPNKPPTVRFVSRMFHPNIYADGSICLDILQNQWSPIYDVAAILTSIQSLLCDPNPNSPANSEAARMFSENKREYNRRVREIVEQSWTAD